In one window of Falco cherrug isolate bFalChe1 chromosome 10, bFalChe1.pri, whole genome shotgun sequence DNA:
- the PKIG gene encoding cAMP-dependent protein kinase inhibitor gamma, with protein MEVESSTYTDFISCDRAGRRNAVHDIQRDATTISMRKLTKDLGDLAVEGAESQRDATSSENDPGARPKGQENSPSP; from the exons ATGGAGGTAGAGTCCAGCACATACACCGACTTTATTTCCTGCGATCGGGCCGGTCGGAGGAACGCTGTCCATGACATCCAACGAGATGCAACCACCATCAGCATGCGCAAGCTGACCAAGGACCTAGGTGACCTCGCCGTTGAAGGAGCAG AAAGCCAAAGAGATGCCACTTCTTCTGAGAACGACCCTGGAGCAAGACCAAAGGGGCAAGAAAACAGCCCCTCCCCATGA